One Mugil cephalus isolate CIBA_MC_2020 chromosome 12, CIBA_Mcephalus_1.1, whole genome shotgun sequence DNA segment encodes these proteins:
- the rprma gene encoding protein reprimo A has translation MNSTAFNQTDSGLLNKTEEFFCCNLSSVVTDNGFVAAAPDERSLFIMRVVQIAVMCVLSLTVVFGIFFLGCNLLIKSEGMINFLVTDRRPSKETEAVIVGAY, from the coding sequence ATGAATAGCACCGCGTTCAACCAAACAGACAGCGGACTACTGAACAAGACAGAGGAGTTTTTCTGCTGCAACTTGTCATCCGTGGTGACGGACAATGGCTTTGTGGCCGCCGCTCCGGATGAGAGGAGCCTCTTCATCATGAGGGTGGTCCAGATCGCCGTCATGTGCGTATTGTCCCTCACGGTGGTGTTTGGCATATTTTTCCTGGGATGCAACCTTCTCATAAAGTCGGAGGGGATGATCAACTTTTTGGTTACGGACAGAAGACCTTCCAAAGAAACGGAGGCAGTTATTGTTGGAGCCTACTGA